ACCCTTCCCGCCACAAGTCCCAAGTCCCGACAACCTATGTACGCTTCCATGCTAGCCTCGGCGCTTCAGTAGTGGCGTCCGGATCGTGGTCCTGATATACGAAAGTGCTCTCTGAGCTGGAATGATGTGGCTTCTCTAGGGTCACATGTTCTGCAGCAGGGAGCACTTTCGAGGTGAAGAGTACAACGTCGCGCCCTCGTCTTGTCGTCTCGTCCGACGGGCGCGGTGTAGTGGGGCATGCCGGGTCCCGGCTGTTGGCGGACCTGGCCGAGGCCACGGGACTGGAGTCCGCGTTCATCGACGCGCTCGCCGGGCTGCGGCAGCGGGCCGGCGGCCATGCGCCGGGACGCGTCGCGGTCGATCTCGCGGTGATGCTCGCGGACGGCGGTGAGGCGATCAGCGACCTCGCGGTGCTGCGGGACCAGGCGGAACTGTTCGGCCCCGTGGCATCGGATCCGACGGCGTGGCGGGTGTTGAACTCGATCGACGCCGCCGCGATCGCCCGGCTGCGCGGTGCGCGGGCGGTGGCGCGCGAACTCGCCTGGGTGCAGCGCGCCGAGACGCGCGGCGCGCTGCCGCAGGCCGAAGCCGCCGGCCGGGTGATACCCGGTCTGGTGCTCGATATCGACGCCTCGATCGGCATCTGCTACTCCGAGAAGGAGAACGCGACACCGACCTGGAAGAAGACGTTCGGCTACCACCCACTGCTGTGCTTTCTGGACAACACGGGTGAGGCCCTTTCAGGCGTCCTGCGCCCGGGTAGGGCCGGATCGAACACGGCGGCCGATCACATCGAGGTCCTCGACGCCGCGCTCGCGCAGATCCCGGACGAGCATCGGCACGGGGCCCCGATCCTGGTGCGCACGGATACCGCCGGGTGCACGCACGCCTTCCTCGCGCACATCAGGTCCCTGCGTGACCGGGGCGTGGACGTGCGCTTCTCGGTCGGCGCGCCGATCGACGAGCAGGTCCGGCAGGCGATCACGAAACTGCCCGCCACAGCGTGGTACCCGGCGATCGAGGCCGACGGGCAGGTACGCGACGGCGCCGAGGTCGCCGAGATCACCGGGCTGCTCTACGGCTACGGTACGAACCTGCCCGCAGACACCCGGTTCATCGTGCGGCGCGAACGCCCGCACCCCGGCGCCCAACTGAGCCTGTTCGACACCATCGAGGGATACCGCCACCAGGTCATCGCCACCGACAGCCGGCTCAGCGACGGGCCGTTGACCTGGATCGAGGCACGTCACCGGGCACACGCTCGGGTCGAAGACCGCATCCGGACAGGCAAAGACTCCGGCTTCGGGCGCTTCCCATCCCGCGAATACGCCATCAACCAGGCCTGGCTCGAACTCGCCCTGACCGGAATCGACCTGACCTGCTGGATGAGGATGCTGCTGCTCGACGGCGCTCTCGCCCGTGCCGAGCCGAAGAAGATCCGCTACCGGCTGCTGCACGTCGCAGCGCGCATCACCAGATCGGCCCGGCGCACACGCCTGCGTATCGCCGAGCACTGGCCCTGGGCGAAACAGCTGACAGAAGCCTTCGACCGCCTCGCCGCCCTGCCCAGGCCCTGCACCTGCTGACCAACCACACAGCCTCGTCCGCCGCGACCCGAAGGAACCAGGAAGAGCCCGACCATCGCGTCGGCACTTCGCCATGCCCTCGAACCCGGCACACCAACCAGCCGACTCAGACCACGAACTCACACGCTTGGTGAAAGACGGAGGCTAGACGCCGCCACCGACAAAAGCCGTACATCTGGCTTTTACTGGATAAGGAATATTCCGGATATTTCTGGGGAACTCGGGCGTGCTCCCCGGCGTTGAAGGACTAGAGAAGAAAACAGCGGCTCAGACGGCGATGCCAGATCTCACATCAGGCGGGGCCGGACCACCGGCCCCTCCGCGCGGATCGATGATCGAGATGGTCGGATCATGGTGATGCAGGATTCTTCCGGATCGAGCGCGGCCCGGCCACAGGGAGGGACCCGGGCCCGAGCGCCGCTCAAACCACTCCCCCAGGGGGTGGGCTCTCTCCTCGGTCGGGCAGGCGAAGCCCGATCAGGGTTCTGCCGGGAGGTCAAGCGGCGCCATGCATGATTCACCATCAGCGCAGGCCGCCGCCGCTTGACCTCCCGGCAGGTTCCTGATTGCCTCCGGGGACCGACTGAGGAGAGAGCACACCCCCGCAACCTCACCACCCCGAACAACAGCCCGCCCCGTCACGCCAGCGCCCCACAAACCCCGGCATCTCTCTCCGAGGGAAGGGCCTGCCAGCGGCGCCTTTCGATCTTGAAACCCCAGCCCGCCCCGCCAACGCAACGGGTGGGTGGGTGGTCAGACGAACCGGGCGACGCGAAGCGGCCGCCCCCACCACGACGACCACCC
This genomic window from Actinospica robiniae DSM 44927 contains:
- a CDS encoding IS1380 family transposase; amino-acid sequence: MKSTTSRPRLVVSSDGRGVVGHAGSRLLADLAEATGLESAFIDALAGLRQRAGGHAPGRVAVDLAVMLADGGEAISDLAVLRDQAELFGPVASDPTAWRVLNSIDAAAIARLRGARAVARELAWVQRAETRGALPQAEAAGRVIPGLVLDIDASIGICYSEKENATPTWKKTFGYHPLLCFLDNTGEALSGVLRPGRAGSNTAADHIEVLDAALAQIPDEHRHGAPILVRTDTAGCTHAFLAHIRSLRDRGVDVRFSVGAPIDEQVRQAITKLPATAWYPAIEADGQVRDGAEVAEITGLLYGYGTNLPADTRFIVRRERPHPGAQLSLFDTIEGYRHQVIATDSRLSDGPLTWIEARHRAHARVEDRIRTGKDSGFGRFPSREYAINQAWLELALTGIDLTCWMRMLLLDGALARAEPKKIRYRLLHVAARITRSARRTRLRIAEHWPWAKQLTEAFDRLAALPRPCTC